The following coding sequences lie in one Trichoderma breve strain T069 chromosome 1, whole genome shotgun sequence genomic window:
- a CDS encoding GAF domain-containing protein encodes MVHADASNFAEGITKDDAYEQVLLQAEGLFYGQRNWAASNLSNAASLLWHAYKSLSAPSSEVNWAGFYVLDPTASEQLILGPFQGKVACQTIKFGKGVCGTAAATKTTQLVEDVEKFPGHIACDSESQSEIVVPIVSGDKVVAIIDVDCAVLNGFDETDKKNLEQLADLLSKSCDW; translated from the exons ATG GTCCACGCCGATGCGTCCAACTTTGCCGAGGGCATCACCAAGGATGATGCCTATGAGCAGGTACTGCTCCAAGCCGAAGGGCTCTTTTACGGTCAGCGCAACTGG GCGGCCAGCAACCTCTCTAACGCGGCCTCACTGCTCTGGCATGCCTACAAGTCCCTTTCTGCTCCGAGCAGCGAAGTAAACTGGGCAG GATTCTATGTGCTGGATCCCACAGCCAGTGAGCAGCTCATATTGGGCCCGTTCCAGGGCAAAGTTGCCTGCCAAACGATCAAGTTCGGAAAGGGTGTCTGCGGCACTGCTGCGGCCACCAAGACTACGCAACTAGTTGAGGACGTGGAGAAGTTTCCCGGCCACATTGCGTGTGATAGCGAGAGCCAGAGCGAGATTGTGGTGCCCATTGTGTCGGGGGACAAGGTCGTTGCCATCATTGACGTCGACTGCGCCGTCTTGAACGGATTCGATGagacggacaagaagaacCTTGAACAACTTGCCGACCTTTTGTCAAAGAGCTGTGACTGGTAG
- a CDS encoding LETM1-like protein domain-containing protein codes for MSYHITQRYGFTAHRRLLSPQLLVAQSQILRTSRAVHHSRALHNGKSTKLAVKRPASVNAALNPPASTRPPPLLPVDPQLAQESTIKYYFQLGKSYAKFFAQGVKAVVANARLLNAKVKSLPRGERPSWFRPHYIPSSFSRADWVLLWRTRHDLLRLPAFALFFLICGEFTPILVIFVPGILPYTCRFPKALNEAIEKAERRRAITFDELESKHPQGVLSPGVTKAVAHRHVLKALDLPGAMWDRLGFIPPGMWNIKGRLRLSFLEIDDKRLIDGGGPSGLEVEELRIACSDRGLNILGKSEAELRTRLGDWLRLTAAEELGEQRRRMATLLLTRPENWPQQRNFVVPEWEL; via the exons ATGAGTTATCACATCACACAGCGATATGGCTTCACAGCCCACAGGAGGCTTCTCAGCCCTCAGCTTCTCGTCGCGCAGTCGCAAATCCTGCGCACCAGCCGAGCTGTGCATCACTCAAGAGCCCTTCACAATGGCAAGAGCACCAAACTTGCCGTCAAACGGCCGGCATCCGTAAACGCAGCCCTCAatcctccagcttcaactcGGCCACCACCGCTACTACCCGTTGACCCCCAGCTTGCACAGGAGTCTACTATCAAGTATTACTTCCAACTGGGCAAATCTTATGCCAAGTTCTTCGCTCAAGGCGTCAAGGCCGTTGTCGCAAATGCCAGGCTGCTCAACGCCAAAGTCAAGAGCTTACCGCGTGGAGAGCGGCCGTCATGGTTCAGGCCGCACTACATTCCCAGCTCATTCTCTCGCGCAGACTGGGTACTACTATGGCGAACCAGACATGACCTTTTGCGGCTGCCCGCTTttgccttgttcttcttgattTGCGGCGAATTCACGCCCATTTTAGTTATCTTTGTGCCCGGCATACTACCGTACACATGCCGATTCCCAAAGGCACTGAACGAAGCCATTGAGAAAGCCGAGCGGCGGCGCGCAATTACTTtcgacgagctggagagcaAGCACCCTCAAGGCGTGCTCAGCCCTGGAGTCACAAAGGCCGTGGCACACCGGCACGTTCTCAAGGCTTTGGATCTCCCGGGGGCCATGTGGGATCGACTAGGGTTTATTCCTCCGGGAATGTGGAATATCAAGGGCAGACTGCGCTTGTCGTTCCTGGAAATTGACGACAAACGACTGATCGACGGCGGTGGTCCATCGGGTCTCGAAGTGGAAGAGCTGCGTATCGCCTGTTCTGACCGCGGTCTCAATATTCTGGGGAAGAGTGAGGCGGAGCTGAGGACCCGGCTTGGGGACTGGCTGCGATTGACCGCGGCCGAAGAACTAGGAGAGCAAAGGCGACGAATGGcgacgctgctgctgacaAG ACCCGAGAACTGGCCGCAGCAGCGCAACTTTGTGGTACCTGAGTGGGAGCTGTAA
- a CDS encoding SCP-2 sterol transfer family domain-containing protein — protein sequence MSLKNDAFPSSEAFEAINAALSSSEADRKDAIKNGKAVFAFTLKNKAGETASWHIDLKEKGTVGTGVGENPTVTLSLSDEDFGKLVTGKAQAQRLFMSGKLKVKGDVMKATKMEPILKKAQTKAKL from the exons ATGTCTCTCAAGAACG ACGCATTCCCTTCCTCGGAGGCCttcgaggccatcaacgccgctctcagcagcagcgaagCCGACCGCAAGGACGCCATCAAGAACGGCAAGGCCGTCTTCGCCTTCACCCTCAAGAACAAGGCCGGCGAGACGGCCAGCTGGCACATTgacctcaaggagaagggcACAGTCGGCACTGGCGTCGGCGAGAACCCCACCG TCACCCTGTCTCTCTCCGACGAGGACTTTGGCAAGCTCGTCACCGGCAAGGCCCAGGCCCAGCGCCTCTTCATGTCcggcaagctcaaggtcaagggcgACGTCATGAAGGCTACCAAGATGGAGCCCATCCTGAAGAAGGCCCagaccaaggccaagctgTAA
- a CDS encoding nitronate monooxygenase domain-containing protein, translating to MATSKIQQWFPWVESPVIANAPMVGVVSAELAAEVAKAGGLGFLSCIADVSDNSPQVTKLDADLTKIRQLLGDAATTPSGHLGIGCGFLSCHNSIGNFAATALPVIQKHKPAAVWLFAPHESIRPQKEIVRLLKGLETAPRVFIQVGNVTAAEEAIKDGADVIVCQGTDAGGHQFIRGMGVVPLLAETRKLVDDKGYNEVSLFAAGGISDGKGVAAMLTLEADGVVLGTRFTVAEESLVPEFRKKIILDTTDGALSTLKSPFNDQIANSGLWGSLYDGRAVVGPIHEKFLAGASFYDCWRSLHDDHPPEESEKLINTWAGAGIGLVTKAQPAGEIVREVREGAKQAIRRVAGLV from the exons ATGGCAACTTCAAAGATTCAGCAGTGGTTTCCATGGGTGGAATCCCCAGTCATAGCTAATGCGCCCATGGTTGGCGTCGTCAGCGCGGAGCTTGCCGCTGAAGTTGCCAAAGCGGGCGGACTCG gcttcCTAAGCTGCATCGCCGACGTCAGCGATAACTCGCCTCAAGTCACCAAGCTAGACGCCGACCTCACCAAGATCCGCCAACTCCTAGGAGACGCCGCAACCACGCCCTCGGGCCACCTCGGCATAGGATGCGGCTTCCTCTCATGCCACAACTCCATCGGCAACTTCGCCGCGACGGCGCTGCCCGTGATCCAGAAGCACAAGCCCGCGGCGGTGTGGCTGTTTGCGCCGCACGAGAGCATCCGGCCGCAGAAGGAGATTGTGCGGCTGCTCAAGGGGCTGGAGACGGCGCCGAGGGTGTTTATCCAGGTGGGCAACGtgacggcggcggaggaggcgatCAAGGATGGAGCGGATGTGATTGTTTGCCAGGGAACGGATGCTGGGGGGCATCAGTTTATAAGGGGGATGGGGGTGGTGCCGTTGTTGGCTGAGACGAGGAAGTTGGTTGATGATAAGGGGTATAATGAAGTTTCTCTGTTTGCGGCGGGAGGTATTTCGGATGGCAAGGGCGTGGCGGCGATGTTGACACTTG AAGCTGATGGTGTCGTCTTGGGCACAAGA TTCACCGTTGCCGAAGAGTCTCTCGTACCCGAGTTCCGCAAAAAGATCATCCTCGACACCACTGACGGCGCCCTTTCCACCCTCAAGTCCCCCTTCAACGACCAGATTGCCAACTCGGGCCTCTGGGGATCTCTCTATGACGGAAGAGCAGTTGTTGGGCCCATTCACGAAAAGTTCCTTGCTGGGGCGTCGTTTTACgactgctggaggagcttgcaTGATGATCACCCACCTGAGGAGAGTGAGAAGTTGATCAACACCTGGGC AGGCGCGGGCATTGGATTGGTGACAAAGGCACAACCTGCAGGTGAGATTGTGCGTGAGGTTCGTGAGGGAGCCAAACAGGCTATTCGAAGGGTTGCAGGTCTTGTATAA
- a CDS encoding aldo/keto reductase family domain-containing protein: MVATTKPEGLPPMTYRFLGRSGLQVSSISLGGWLTYGGHVDREGTYACMKAAYDCGVNFFDCAEAYAGGESEKVMGEAIKKFGWNRNDLVISTKIYWGQAYGNNPANNLGLSRKHIVEGVNAALKRLDLEYVDLIYAHRADRKTPMEEVVRAFNHIIDSGKAFYWGTSEWTAVEIAEAWRVADRLGLIGPLMEQPAYHMLNRQKVEGDYELLYREHGLGLTIFSPLYQGILSGKYKNGIPDDSRFAQTQVAFIAGYWKRTGKEVWEGYIEKVNKLEPIADRLGVKQAALALAWVLKNDRVSSAITGASSPAQVYENIKALAVVDQLTPEILKEIDEILNNKPPTLVERE; this comes from the exons ATGGTTGCCACAACTAAGCCAGAGGGGCTCCCCCCCATGACATACCGATTCCTGGGACGCTCAGGTCTGCAGGTCTCGTCCATTTCTCTGGGTGGATGGCTCACATACGGTGGCCACGTCGACCGAG AGGGCACCTATGCCTGCATGAAGGCTGCCTACGACTGTGGCGTCAACTTCTTTGACTGCGCCGAGGCCTATGCTGGCGGCGAGTCTGAGAAGGTCATGGGAgaggccatcaagaagtTCGGCTGGAACCGCAACGACTTGGTCATCTCCACCAAG ATTTACTGGGGTCAAGCCTATGGCAACAACCCCGCCAACAACCTGGGTCTCTCCCGAAAGCACATCGTCGAGGGTGTCAATGCTGCCCTGAAGCGTCTCGATCTCGAGTATGTCGACCTGATCTATGCCCACCGTGCCGATCGCAAGACCCCCATGGAGGAGGTTGTCCGTGCCTTTAACCACATCATCGACTCCGGCAAGGCCTTTTACTGGGGTACATCTGAGTGGACCGCAGTTGAGATCGCAGAGGCATGGCGGGTGGCCGACAGGCTGGGCCTCATCGGCCCCCTGATGGAGCAGCCTGCGTACCACATGCTCAACCGACAAAAGGTCGAGGGCGATTATGAGCTCCTGTACCGCGAGCACGGCCTTGGtctcaccatcttctcccccttgTACCAGGGCATCTTGTCCGGCAAGTACAAGAACGGCATTCCCGACGACTCTCGTTTCGCTCAGACCCAGGTTGCCTTCATCGCTGGTTACTGGAAGAGGACCGGAAAGGAGGTCTGGGAGGGATACATCGAGAAGGTCAACAAGCTGGAGCCCATTGCCGACAGGCTGGGCGTCAAGCAGGCCGCTCTGGCCCTGGCCTGGGTGCTCAAGAACGACAGAGTCAGCTCTGCCATCACAGGCGCCAGCAGCCCTGCGCAGGTGTACGAGAATATCAAGGCCTTGGCCGTCGTGGACCAGTTGACACCGGAGATTttgaaggagattgatgagattctgaACAACAAGCCTCCTACattggtggagagagagtAG
- a CDS encoding protein kinase domain-containing protein, whose translation MASSSSNVVGVHYRVGKKIGEGSFGVIFEGTNLLNNQQVAIKFEPRKSDAPQLRDEYRTYKILVGCPGIPNVYYFGQEGLHNILVIDLLGPSLEDLFDHCGRRFTIKTVVMVAKQMLSRVQTIHEKNLIYRDIKPDNFLIGRPGTKASNVIHVVDFGMAKQYRDPKTKQHIPYRERKSLSGTARYMSINTHLGREQSRRDDLEALGHVFMYFLRGGLPWQGLKAATNKQKYEKIGEKKQTTAIKDLCEGFPEEFNKYLTYVRNLGFEDTPDYDYLRELFTQALKNAGDVEDGEYDWMKISKDSGKGWDSMKNHGAAYLHNPNARPGPSQMELHSGHRPGNTSSQQQAQNLTVGRLNAAQPPPPSPIKQMGSKRDRPNAPGALPAQRMSGTGLREMGTPTGSTQAQFQNSTQNLPQPVTSQQGPMTAAGQSSARPAEAQQPSGFQKFMKTICCG comes from the exons atggcttcctcgtcgtcaaacGTCGTCGGCGTCCACTACCGGGTCGGAAAGAAAATTGGAGAGGGTTCCTTTGGAGTCATCTTTGAGGGAACCAATCTGTTGAACAACCAGCAGGTGGCCATCAAATTT GAACCTCGGAAGAGTGATGCACCACAGCTTCGGGATGAGTACCGCACGTATAAGATTCTCGTTGGTTGCC CCGGCATTCCCAATGTCTACTACTTTGGACAGGAGGGTCTGCACAACATCCTTGTCATCGACTTGCTCGGACCTTCGCTCGAGGACCTTTTCGACCACTGCGGACGTCGGTTCACCATCAAGACCGTCGTCATGGTCGCCAAGCAGATGCTTTCTCGAGTCCAGACGATACACGAAAAGAACCTCATCTACCGTGATATCAAGCCCGACAACTTTTTGATCGGACGACCAGGAACTAAGGCATCCAATGTCATCCACGTGGTCGACTTCGGTATGGCCAAGCAATACCGAGACCCCAAGACCAAGCAGCACATCCCCTACCGCGAGAGGAAGTCGCTGTCCGGTACTGCCCGTTACATGAGTATCAACACCCATCTTGGCCGCGAACAGTCTCGACGAGATGACCTGGAGGCTCTTGGCCACGTTTTCATGTACTTCCTGCGTGGCGGCCTCCCCTGGCAGGGCCTCAAGGCTGCTACTAACAAGCAAAAATATGAAAAGATtggtgagaagaagcagaccACTGCCATCAAGGATCTCTGTGAGGGCTTCCCTGAGGAGTTCAACAAGTACCTGACGTACGTCCGAAACCTTGGTTTTGAGGACACCCCCGACTACGATTACCTTCGAGAGCTCTTCACCCAGGCCTTGAAGAACGCCGGCGAcgtcgaggatggcgagtACGACTGGATGAAGATTAGCAAGGATTCGGGAAAGGGGTGGGACTCGATGAAGAATCATGGCGCCGCATACTTGCACAACCCAAACGCGCGCCCCGGTCCTTCTCAAATGGAGCTGCACAGTGGTCATCGTCCTGGGAATACCAGCTCTCAACAGCAGGCTCAGAATCTCACTGTCGGCCGTTTAAACGCCGCGCAgccccctcctccttcgcCGATCAAGCAGATGGGGAGCAAGAGAGATCGACCAAACGCCCCCGGCGCACTGCCAGCCCAGCGGATGAGTGGAACAGGTCTTCGCGAAATGGGTACCCCCACTGGCTCAACTCAGGCCCAGTTCCAGAACAGCACCCAGAACCTCCCCCAGCCGGTAACGAGCCAGCAGGGCCCCATGACGGCAGCAGGCCAGTCTAGTGCGCGACCCGCCGAGGCCCAGCAGCCCAGCGGATTCCAGAAGTTCATGAAGACCATTTGCTGTGGCTAA
- a CDS encoding emp24/gp25L/p24 family/GOLD domain-containing protein, with amino-acid sequence MRSLFSLATFVAAAQALYFFIDGGTPKCFYEELPKDTLVVGHYSASEWDDRAQQWQEHQGITIYITVDEVFDNNHRVVSQRGTSSGRFTFSAADAGDHKICFMPSSSSGRPGWLSMANYNGGIKLRLDMVIGETNQIESDDKEKLQDITTRVKDLNARLNDIRREQVFQREREAEFRDQSESTNARVVRWIIIQLVVLGATCAWQLSHLRSFFIKQKLT; translated from the exons ATGAggtccctcttctctctggcCACCTTTGTGGCTGCGGCGCAAGCTCTGTACTTCTTCATCGACGGCGGCACCCCCAAGTGCTTCTACGAAGAGCTTCCCAAGGACACTCTGGTCGTGGGCCACTACTCTGCCTCGGAGTGGGACGACCGGGCGCAGCAGTGGCAGGAACACCAAGGCATCACCATCTACATCACCGTCGAT GAAGTCTTCGACAACAACCACCGTGTCGTCTCCCAGCGAGGCACCTCCTCCGGCCGCTTCACCTTCTCCGCCGCCGACGCGGGTGACCACAAGATCTGCTTCAtgccctcctccagcagcggccgccCGGGCTGGCTCTCCATGGCAAACTacaacggcggcatcaaGCTGCGCCTCGACATGGTCATTGGCGAGACCAACCAGATCGAGAGcgacgacaaggagaagctgcaggacATTACCACCCGCGTCAAGGACCTCAATGCCAGGCTGAACGACATTCGCAGGGAACAGGTTTTCCAAAGA GAACGAGAAGCCGAGTTCAGAGACCAGTCCGAATCCACAAACGCCCGCGTCGTCCGCTGGATCATCATCCAACTCGTCGTCCTCGGTGCTACCTGCGCATGGCAACTCTCACATCTACGCTCATTCTTCATCAAGCAAAAGCTTACTTGA
- a CDS encoding SANT/Myb-like domain of DAMP1 domain-containing protein produces MTSSDVRDVLNLPDGAAGGPRPSKKAKITAPRPNLKGLAREVHNLGGDNPIAIVPEVTQFKKRRFVSRKPAARWELRQFANSGRKDESLVLRHWRRVEEGKQSSSAAGDGNVPETEDVEDSLYAKYNVQVSVPQYNEDQYHQVLENPDWTKEETDYLMELVRDFDIRWPLIWDRYEWTTRSRSMEDLKARYYEVASRMMAVQKPVQYMTQPEFALHELMAHFNPQQEKLRKDFALNSFGRSREEAREEESLLLEIKRILARSDRFNEERRELYNRLDYPHAEQDINTFKSSAGLQTLLQNLMTADKSKKRKSIMGAEVPTPSGQPTPQQAAPENGRRDSAAASSGPRESGASTAASSAHKKSQSQSQQQIQQQQAQQQQQQQQSQQQQLQERKKLTEHEEIIYGVTHHDRLGSGPTFRTEKINKLFSHKSNQQQLRITNTLNELDVPAKLAMPTAATTHAFEQLLASVNSLLDARKITDKIDAEIKLELAKKAEREKALDESAEADEPSKDNDEDGAAAQPEDDEKEQDEDAAPSDEATAQPSVEQDDDNADEGKDGGVTTRKRSASVLSSVSDKSLKRQKK; encoded by the exons ATGACATCCTCCGACGTCCGCGACGTGCTCAACCTCCCCGATGGCGCTGCCGGCGGCCCTCGTCCCTCCAAGAAGGCAAAAATCACCGCCCCGCGCCCTAACCTCAAGGGTCTCGCGCGCGAGGTGCACAATCTCGGCGGCGACAACCCCATCGCCATTGTTCCGGAGGTCACGCAGTTCAAGAAGCGCCGGTTCGTTAGTCGTAAGCCGGCCGCACGATGGGAGCTGCGACAGTTTGCGAATTCTGGAAGGAAAGATGAGAGCCTGGTCTTGAGGCACTGGAGGAGGGTCGAAGAAGGGAAGCagtcttcttcagcggcagGAGATGGCAATGTGCCGGAGACAGAGGATGTCGAAGATTCCCTGTACGCAAAGTACAATGTTCAGGTCTCTGTGCCTCAGTACAATGAGGACCAGTATCACCAAGTCCTGGAGAATCCCGACTGGACCAAGGAAGAGACAGATTACTTGATGGAGTTGGTGCGAGACTTTGATATCAGATGGCCCCTTATCTGGGATCGTTACGAATGGA CTACGCGGTCTCGGTCGATGGAGGACCTCAAGGCGAGATATTACGAAGTGGCATCCAGAATGATGGCCGTCCAGAAACCAGTCCAATACATGACACAGCCCGAGTTTGCGCTGCATGAATTGATGGCGCACTTCAACCCCCAGCAGGAAAAACTGCGCAAGGATTTCGCCTTGAATTCCTTTGGGAGGTCTCGCGAAGAGGCTCGTGAAGAAGAATCGCTACTACTGGAGATTAAACGAATCTTGGCTCGAAGTGATAGGTTCAACGAAGAACGGAGGGAGTTGTATAACCGCTTGGACTATCCCCACGCAGAGCAAGATATCAACACTTTCAAGTCATCGGCTGGTTTACAGACATTGCTTCAAAACTTGATGACCGCCGACAAGTCTAAGAAACGAAAGTCTATTATGGGTGCTGAAGTGCCCACGCCCTCAGGCCAGCCCACGCCGCAGCAGGCGGCTCCGGAAAATGGAAGACGTGATAGTGCTGCGGCTTCTTCCGGACCACGAGAGTCGGGTGCGTCAACGGCGGCGTCCTCTGCACACAAGAAATCACAGTCTCAATCACAGCAACAaatccaacagcaacaggctcaacagcagcagcagcaacagcaatcacaacaacaacagctgcaagAGCGCAAGAAACTTACCGAGCACGAGGAGATTATCTACGGTGTCACACATCATGATCGCCTGGGCTCCGGCCCTACATTCCGGACAGAAAAGATCAACAAGCTGTTCTCTCACAAGTccaaccagcagcagttgCGTATCACCAACACCCTCAACGAACTGGATGTTCCTGCCAAGCTGGCTATGCCTACAGCGGCGACAACGCATGCGTTCGAACAGCTCTTGGCATCTGTGAATAGCCTTCTCGATGCTCGCAAGATTACAGACAAGATTGACGCAGAGATTAAGCTTGAACTCGCCAAGAAGGCAGAGCGAGAGAAAGCTCTGG ACGAGTCGGCGGAGGCAGATGAGCCCTCCAAAGAcaatgatgaagacggcgctGCGGCTCAACcagaggatgatgaaaaggagCAAGATGAGGACGCAGCACCCTCTGACGAAGCAACCGCCCAGCCATCCGTGGAACAGGACGATGACAATGCGGACGAAGGGAAAGACGGCGGTGTTACCACGCGCAAGCGAAGCGCTAGTGTGTTGAGCTCCGTGAGCGACAAGAGtctgaagaggcagaagaaatga